From one Streptosporangiales bacterium genomic stretch:
- a CDS encoding ABC transporter permease subunit, whose amino-acid sequence MASGAFKPADEIYSLSPIPTDPTFDNFRYVFTRAPLVRYILNSAFVAAMVTLIALLFHSMAAYALARLRFPGRDVIFTGIFATLLVSVPVILVPLFFVAKTLNLLDSYAGLILPAIFNAFGIFFLRQFYLSLPRELEDAAAVEGLGYWGIYRHVVLPLSRPLLGALAVFFFLANWNAFLWPLTITERPELWMIQVGMVSFQSQYAASWNYVMAASTVAALPTLALFFVFQRKMIETIKVSGMH is encoded by the coding sequence ATGGCGTCGGGCGCGTTCAAGCCGGCGGACGAGATCTACAGCCTCTCCCCCATCCCCACAGACCCGACCTTCGACAACTTCCGCTACGTGTTCACGCGGGCGCCACTGGTGCGCTACATCCTCAACAGCGCCTTCGTCGCGGCGATGGTCACGCTCATCGCACTGCTGTTCCACTCGATGGCGGCGTACGCGCTCGCGCGGCTGCGCTTCCCCGGGCGCGACGTCATCTTCACCGGCATCTTCGCCACCCTGCTCGTCTCGGTGCCGGTGATCCTCGTACCGCTGTTCTTCGTGGCTAAGACGCTGAACCTGCTGGACTCATACGCCGGCCTCATCCTGCCGGCGATCTTCAACGCGTTCGGCATCTTCTTCCTCCGCCAGTTCTACCTATCGCTGCCGCGCGAGCTGGAGGATGCCGCCGCCGTCGAAGGACTCGGCTACTGGGGCATCTACCGCCACGTCGTGCTGCCGCTCAGCCGCCCGCTGCTCGGCGCGCTCGCCGTGTTCTTCTTCCTGGCCAACTGGAACGCCTTCCTGTGGCCGCTCACCATCACGGAGCGCCCCGAGCTCTGGATGATCCAGGTGGGGATGGTGAGCTTCCAGAGCCAGTACGCCGCCTCGTGGAACTACGTCATGGCCGCTTCGACGGTGGCGGCCCTACCGACGCTGGCGCTGTTCTTCGTCTTCCAGCGAAAGATGATCGAGACCATCAAGGTCTCCGGAATGCACTAG
- a CDS encoding ferritin — MRGNKKTGGQSKFIELLHEQIRHEFSAHQQYIAVAVWYDGQSLPRLASHFYRQALEERNHAMMIVRYLLDQGIDVHIPGVDEVRNDFGSARDPVELALAQEKEVTDQFVELAKTARDEGDYLGEQFLQWFLHEQVEEVAQMGSLLTIVDRAGDNLFHVEEFLAREQVGGGGSELHQPVAAGGAV; from the coding sequence ATGCGTGGAAACAAGAAGACCGGGGGGCAGTCGAAGTTCATCGAGCTGCTCCACGAACAGATCAGACATGAGTTCAGCGCCCACCAGCAGTACATCGCGGTGGCCGTCTGGTACGACGGGCAGAGCCTGCCGCGGTTGGCCAGTCACTTCTACCGGCAGGCACTGGAAGAACGCAACCACGCGATGATGATCGTGCGGTACTTGCTCGATCAGGGAATTGACGTCCACATTCCCGGTGTCGACGAGGTGCGTAATGACTTCGGCAGTGCGCGGGATCCGGTGGAACTCGCGCTCGCCCAGGAAAAGGAAGTCACCGACCAGTTCGTCGAGTTAGCGAAGACCGCCCGCGACGAAGGCGACTACTTGGGCGAGCAGTTCCTCCAGTGGTTCCTCCACGAGCAGGTCGAGGAAGTCGCACAGATGGGCTCGTTGCTCACCATCGTGGACCGCGCCGGCGACAACCTCTTCCACGTCGAGGAGTTCCTCGCCAGGGAGCAGGTCGGCGGCGGCGGCTCGGAGCTGCATCAGCCGGTCGCTGCCGGCGGCGCCGTCTGA
- a CDS encoding substrate-binding domain-containing protein, with product MTTIRDVAGAAGVSPATVSRVLNQRVEVAADLRDRVNAAVQELGYRPNGPARSLRKRATTVLGIIIPDVQNPFFTAMVRGIEDTAQRAGYSVVLANTDEDQDKQQRYLEVAAAEQLAGVVLAPARQSNRGLEVLVGQGIPVVTVDRRLRDGPVDSVVVNNHKAAKDATKHLIDRGRRRIGIVAGLLSTTTGARRLAGYKAALKQAGIELDEELVAKADFRLEGGYQAAKQLLDRGRPDAVFASNNLMTIGTLQALAEAGVAIPDDVAVVGFDDISWATALRPPLTAVRQPTYEIGARAAELLLGRVAGDAAEPRHVVLSAELVVRGSS from the coding sequence GTGACCACGATCCGCGACGTCGCTGGCGCGGCAGGGGTGTCACCGGCGACGGTGTCGCGCGTACTCAACCAACGGGTCGAGGTGGCCGCGGACCTCAGAGACCGGGTGAACGCGGCGGTGCAGGAGCTCGGCTACCGGCCGAACGGGCCGGCGCGCAGCTTGCGTAAACGCGCGACGACCGTACTCGGCATCATCATCCCCGACGTGCAGAACCCGTTCTTCACGGCGATGGTGCGCGGCATCGAGGACACGGCGCAGCGCGCCGGGTACTCCGTGGTGCTCGCGAACACCGACGAGGACCAGGACAAGCAGCAGCGCTACCTGGAGGTGGCCGCGGCGGAGCAGCTGGCCGGCGTCGTGCTCGCCCCGGCGCGGCAGAGCAACCGCGGGCTTGAGGTGCTCGTCGGCCAGGGCATCCCGGTCGTCACCGTCGACCGGCGGTTGCGCGACGGCCCGGTGGACAGCGTGGTGGTCAACAACCACAAGGCGGCCAAGGACGCCACGAAGCACCTGATCGACCGCGGCCGGCGGCGGATCGGGATCGTCGCCGGCCTGCTGAGCACCACGACCGGTGCCCGGCGGTTGGCCGGCTACAAGGCCGCGCTGAAGCAGGCGGGGATCGAGCTGGACGAGGAGCTCGTCGCGAAGGCGGACTTCCGGCTGGAGGGCGGGTACCAGGCGGCGAAGCAGCTGCTCGACCGCGGCCGGCCGGACGCCGTGTTCGCGTCCAACAACCTGATGACCATCGGCACCCTGCAGGCGCTGGCCGAGGCCGGGGTGGCCATCCCGGACGACGTCGCCGTGGTCGGCTTCGACGACATCAGCTGGGCGACGGCGCTGCGGCCGCCGCTGACGGCCGTAAGGCAGCCCACGTACGAGATTGGAGCGCGGGCGGCCGAGCTGCTGCTCGGCCGGGTGGCCGGCGACGCGGCCGAGCCGCGCCACGTCGTGCTGTCCGCAGAACTGGTCGTGCGCGGCAGCAGCTAG
- a CDS encoding ABC transporter permease subunit — protein MFLAGLQDIPRHYYDAARIDGAGPLQSFRYVTWPMLKPTSLFVLLMTIITGVGGLQAFDLVYVMTKGGPANSTSLAIFYIYQQAFQYSDFGYAAAMASFVAFILFAGMLTMFALTRGGRFELE, from the coding sequence ATCTTCCTCGCCGGCCTACAGGACATCCCACGCCACTATTACGACGCGGCGCGGATCGACGGCGCCGGTCCGCTGCAGAGCTTCAGGTACGTCACCTGGCCGATGCTTAAGCCCACCAGCCTGTTCGTGCTCCTCATGACCATCATCACCGGCGTCGGCGGACTCCAGGCGTTCGACCTGGTCTACGTCATGACCAAAGGCGGGCCGGCGAACTCCACGTCGCTGGCGATCTTCTACATCTACCAACAGGCGTTCCAGTACAGCGACTTCGGGTACGCAGCAGCGATGGCGTCGTTCGTCGCGTTCATCTTGTTCGCCGGGATGCTCACGATGTTCGCCCTGACGAGAGGCGGCCGCTTTGAGCTCGAATAG
- a CDS encoding GNAT family N-acetyltransferase, which yields MPTTVRQATTDDIAALVGLLADDPLGATRETPDDLRPYQEAFRALADDPRQYVLVAEDETGIVGTLQLTVVPGLARTAASRGQIEGVRVRSGGRGAGVGSVLMRWAIDEARARGCRLVQLTSDNSRTRAHDFYERLGFTATHVGYKLEL from the coding sequence GTGCCTACGACGGTCCGGCAGGCGACGACGGACGACATCGCCGCACTCGTCGGACTGTTGGCGGACGACCCGCTCGGCGCCACCCGTGAGACGCCGGACGACCTCAGGCCCTACCAGGAGGCGTTCCGTGCGCTCGCCGACGACCCGCGCCAGTACGTACTGGTCGCCGAGGACGAGACGGGCATCGTCGGCACGCTGCAGCTGACCGTCGTCCCCGGGCTCGCGAGGACCGCGGCGAGCCGCGGCCAGATCGAGGGCGTGCGGGTGCGCAGCGGCGGGCGCGGCGCGGGCGTCGGGTCGGTGCTCATGCGGTGGGCGATCGACGAGGCCCGTGCGCGCGGCTGCCGGCTGGTGCAACTCACCTCGGACAACTCGCGCACACGGGCGCACGACTTCTACGAACGGCTCGGCTTCACCGCCACTCACGTCGGCTACAAGCTCGAGCTGTGA
- a CDS encoding DUF2961 domain-containing protein has product MNGYGQFGSSLRDLPRLRTSRRGRASSWDTSGGNDDRVTLRPGATSTLADLQGAGSINHIWMTIANETMAITPGTREPDFLRRLLLRIYWDGEEEPSVLVPVGDFFGVGHGRTANFAAAPIQMSPQDGKAFNCFFHMPFASEARVEVVSELAEEAVYLYYYVDYEQFDELDDGLGRFHAQWRRANPCPGSGEPAESNEELQFGGVNDTGKDNYVILDAAGRGHYVGCVLSIRNLRETDVWNWYGEGDDMIFIDGDTWPPTLHGTGTEDYFNTAWCPDQAYAAPYHGITLPGGPNWSGDISMYRFHIEDPITFERSIRVTIEHGHANKRSDDYSSVAYWYQNEPHQPFGIPAVADRLPRAERGGRR; this is encoded by the coding sequence GTGAATGGTTACGGCCAGTTCGGCAGCAGCCTGCGCGATCTGCCGCGGCTGCGGACGTCACGCCGTGGCAGGGCATCCAGTTGGGACACCTCGGGCGGCAACGACGACAGGGTCACGCTGCGGCCGGGAGCGACCTCGACGCTGGCCGATCTGCAGGGCGCAGGCTCGATCAACCATATCTGGATGACGATCGCCAACGAGACCATGGCCATCACGCCAGGTACACGCGAGCCGGACTTCCTGCGCCGCCTCCTGCTGCGGATCTACTGGGACGGCGAGGAGGAGCCGAGCGTCCTGGTGCCGGTCGGCGACTTCTTCGGCGTTGGTCACGGCCGCACCGCCAACTTCGCCGCGGCACCCATCCAGATGAGCCCGCAGGACGGCAAGGCGTTCAACTGTTTCTTCCACATGCCGTTCGCCAGCGAGGCACGGGTGGAGGTGGTGAGCGAGCTGGCCGAGGAGGCCGTCTACCTCTACTACTACGTGGACTACGAGCAGTTCGACGAGCTCGACGACGGGCTCGGCCGGTTCCACGCGCAGTGGCGCAGGGCAAACCCGTGCCCCGGTTCCGGCGAGCCCGCCGAGAGCAACGAGGAGCTGCAGTTCGGCGGCGTGAACGACACCGGCAAGGACAACTACGTGATCCTCGACGCGGCCGGACGGGGGCACTACGTCGGCTGCGTGCTCAGCATAAGGAACCTGCGCGAGACCGACGTGTGGAACTGGTACGGCGAGGGCGACGACATGATCTTCATCGACGGTGACACCTGGCCGCCGACGCTGCACGGCACCGGTACCGAGGACTACTTCAACACGGCCTGGTGCCCGGACCAGGCGTACGCCGCGCCGTACCACGGCATCACGCTGCCCGGCGGCCCCAACTGGTCCGGCGACATCTCCATGTACCGCTTCCACATCGAGGACCCGATCACGTTCGAGCGGTCGATCAGGGTCACCATCGAGCACGGGCACGCCAACAAGCGCAGTGACGACTACTCGTCCGTCGCGTACTGGTACCAGAACGAACCGCACCAGCCGTTCGGCATCCCCGCGGTCGCGGACCGACTCCCCCGCGCCGAGCGAGGAGGACGGCGATGA
- a CDS encoding DUF2961 domain-containing protein has product MSSDLDYNEFRYDAASKVGGEYTRTDTVDVGEGNPSEAQHDYRIEKPTWAGTRTFTYPPTDEEQAAVRPSDELLAEARITVSFDGRRLVDSPLGEFFGTGLGLYEVRSLMYGVDPDTKTLSSWWPMPYSNRLKVELHNDSDVAIKGGSASVTTAADSRWAQALGDSGTAGHFRTTSRAQTVKNNGVDYTFLNATGRGKFVGVTHTMRGHVASGNQRE; this is encoded by the coding sequence GTGTCGTCCGACCTCGACTACAACGAGTTCCGCTACGACGCGGCGAGCAAGGTCGGCGGCGAGTACACCCGCACCGACACCGTGGACGTCGGCGAAGGCAACCCGTCCGAGGCGCAGCACGACTACCGGATCGAGAAGCCGACCTGGGCCGGCACCCGCACCTTCACCTACCCGCCGACGGACGAGGAGCAGGCAGCCGTACGGCCGAGCGACGAGCTGCTCGCCGAGGCGCGCATCACCGTCAGCTTCGACGGCAGGCGGCTCGTCGACTCGCCGCTCGGTGAGTTCTTCGGCACCGGTCTCGGCCTGTACGAGGTCAGGTCGCTCATGTACGGCGTCGACCCGGACACGAAGACGCTCTCCTCGTGGTGGCCGATGCCGTACTCGAACCGGCTCAAGGTCGAGCTGCACAACGACTCCGACGTCGCGATCAAGGGTGGCTCCGCGTCCGTCACGACGGCAGCCGACAGCAGGTGGGCACAAGCGCTCGGCGACAGCGGCACCGCAGGCCACTTCCGCACCACGTCGCGCGCGCAGACGGTGAAGAACAACGGGGTGGACTACACGTTCCTGAACGCCACCGGGCGCGGGAAGTTCGTCGGCGTCACGCACACCATGCGCGGGCACGTCGCCTCCGGCAACCAGCGCGAGTAA
- a CDS encoding acyltransferase family protein — translation MTDQLTDRPQVETKDRAATEEADAIDLDQGMATADEVDATATLDQPVARDVPDTQPPEPADEAAQPAESAPKRRSEPADAAVADGAVAPSEAALPALVERSTGRDAHLDNVKFVAIALVVVGHLWGPMLAWSQTLLAAYLLLYTVHMPIFVLLSGYFSRHFTASPRQARSLVRSVVAPYLIVETGFCLFRYFGDDQQLEFALQDPWWVTWFLVTLFFWRLSAPLWRVVRFPIVLAVAISLAAGSQQLTETFELGRLLQYLPFFVLGMSLRREHFEWLRTRWARIAAVPVLAGAFYLAYVFAPMVSVEWVYWRLGNDELDVTYPVFAGVKLLQLAATVLVIAAVIALVPTRRLPILTAFGAVSMFAYLLHGFVAKGAEWWGFYDHPFIHTHLGIAVVTLGSVALTFVLCSPPVQVLFSWAVQPKLDGWMRGGAADR, via the coding sequence GTGACGGACCAGTTGACGGATCGCCCGCAGGTGGAGACGAAGGACCGAGCGGCGACCGAAGAGGCGGATGCCATCGACCTCGACCAGGGGATGGCGACCGCCGACGAAGTCGACGCCACCGCGACCCTGGACCAACCGGTCGCCCGGGACGTACCGGACACCCAGCCGCCGGAACCGGCGGACGAAGCGGCGCAGCCGGCGGAGTCGGCACCGAAGCGGCGCAGCGAGCCGGCCGACGCAGCGGTGGCCGACGGCGCCGTGGCGCCGTCCGAGGCCGCCCTGCCCGCCCTGGTCGAGCGGTCGACCGGCAGGGACGCACACCTGGACAACGTCAAGTTCGTGGCGATCGCGCTGGTCGTCGTCGGACACCTCTGGGGGCCGATGCTGGCGTGGAGCCAGACGCTGTTGGCCGCCTACCTGCTCCTCTACACCGTGCACATGCCGATCTTCGTGCTGCTGTCCGGGTACTTCTCGCGGCACTTCACCGCGAGCCCGCGGCAGGCCAGGAGCCTGGTGCGGTCGGTCGTCGCCCCGTACCTCATCGTCGAGACGGGGTTCTGCCTGTTCAGGTACTTCGGCGACGACCAGCAGCTGGAGTTCGCGCTGCAGGACCCGTGGTGGGTTACCTGGTTCCTCGTGACGCTGTTCTTCTGGCGGCTGTCCGCGCCGTTGTGGCGGGTCGTGCGGTTCCCGATCGTGCTCGCCGTCGCGATCAGCCTGGCCGCGGGCTCGCAGCAGCTGACGGAGACGTTCGAGCTCGGACGGTTGCTGCAGTACCTGCCGTTCTTCGTGCTCGGCATGTCGCTGCGCCGGGAGCACTTCGAGTGGCTCCGCACCAGGTGGGCGCGGATCGCGGCGGTGCCGGTGCTCGCCGGCGCGTTCTACCTGGCCTACGTGTTCGCGCCGATGGTGAGCGTGGAGTGGGTGTACTGGCGGCTGGGCAACGACGAGCTGGACGTGACGTACCCGGTGTTCGCCGGCGTGAAGCTGCTGCAGCTGGCCGCCACCGTGCTGGTGATCGCGGCGGTCATCGCCCTGGTGCCGACGCGCCGGCTGCCGATCCTGACCGCGTTCGGCGCGGTGAGCATGTTCGCGTACCTGCTGCACGGCTTCGTCGCAAAGGGCGCGGAGTGGTGGGGCTTCTACGACCACCCGTTCATCCACACCCACCTCGGCATCGCCGTGGTGACGCTCGGCTCGGTGGCACTGACCTTCGTGCTGTGTTCGCCGCCGGTGCAGGTGCTGTTCTCCTGGGCGGTGCAGCCGAAGCTCGACGGCTGGATGCGCGGCGGCGCGGCGGACCGCTGA
- a CDS encoding dephospho-CoA kinase, protein MGLTGGIGSGKSEVTKRLAALGAVVTDADVLSREVVAPGTPGLAEIVEAFGPEMLAADGSLDRPRLGQVVFADDTARQRLEAIVHPKVRARRNELVAAAPADAIVVDDVPLLVEADLAGGYDVVVVVDAPDEVRLQRLVGHRGMTEADARARLDAQAPREERLAVADLVVTNDTDLDTLDERVRRLWAELTARAQA, encoded by the coding sequence GTGGGACTCACCGGTGGGATCGGTTCGGGCAAGAGCGAGGTGACCAAGCGCCTGGCCGCGCTCGGCGCCGTGGTGACCGACGCCGACGTGCTCTCCCGCGAGGTGGTTGCCCCTGGCACGCCGGGTCTGGCGGAGATCGTCGAGGCGTTCGGGCCGGAGATGCTCGCGGCGGACGGTTCGCTCGACCGGCCGCGGCTCGGGCAAGTGGTGTTCGCCGACGACACGGCCAGGCAGCGCCTGGAGGCGATCGTCCACCCGAAGGTGCGGGCCAGGCGCAACGAGCTGGTCGCCGCGGCACCGGCGGACGCGATCGTGGTCGATGACGTGCCGCTGCTGGTCGAGGCCGACCTGGCCGGCGGCTACGACGTGGTCGTGGTCGTGGACGCCCCGGACGAGGTGCGGCTGCAGCGGCTGGTCGGCCACCGCGGCATGACCGAGGCGGACGCCAGGGCGCGGCTGGACGCGCAGGCCCCCAGGGAGGAGCGGCTCGCGGTCGCCGACCTGGTCGTCACCAACGACACCGACCTGGACACCCTGGACGAGCGCGTCCGCCGGCTGTGGGCCGAGCTCACCGCCCGTGCCCAGGCATGA
- the uvrB gene encoding excinuclease ABC subunit UvrB, whose protein sequence is MRPVTDLTRKVAPFQVVSELQPAGDQPAAIAALQKRIEAGEQDSVLLGATGTGKTASVAWLVEQLQRPALIMQPNKTLAAQFANELREMLPNNAVEYFVSYYDYYQPEAYIPQSDTYIEKDSSINEEVEKLRHRATASLLTRRDVVVVSTVSCIYGLGTPQEYVDRMIWLKTGQEFDRDALLRRLVQVQYTRNDLAFTRGTFRVRGDTIEVFPVYEEHIVRIEMFGDEIERLQTLHPVTGEVILEEDEMYVFPATHYVAGPERMERAAGAIEEELAERLAELEGQGKLLEAQRLRMRTTYDLEMMRQVGSCSGIENYSRHIDGREPGSAPNCLLDFFPEDFLLVVDESHYTVPQIGGMYEGDMSRKRTLVDHGFRLPSAVDNRPLRWEEFLERIGQTLYLSATPGPYELDRTGGDVVEQVIRPTGLVDPQVEVRPTKGQIDDLIEEIRARAERDERILVTTLTKKMAEDLTDYLLEMGIRVRYLHSEVDTLRRVQLLRELRVGEFDVLVGINLLREGLDLPEVSLVAILDADKEGFLRSGTSLIQTIGRAARNVSGRVVMYADQVTDSMTHALDETDRRRDKQLAYNAENGIDPQPLRKKIADILDTIATEDADTEQLVGGAGRQRSRGKAPVPELASRASTGDRSAGLAELPATDLEDLIGQLTEQMHSAAAELQFELAARLRDEVGELKRELRGMREAGVR, encoded by the coding sequence GTGCGTCCGGTGACTGACCTGACCAGGAAGGTCGCGCCGTTCCAGGTGGTCAGCGAGTTGCAGCCTGCCGGTGACCAGCCCGCGGCGATCGCCGCCTTGCAGAAGCGGATCGAGGCCGGCGAGCAAGACTCTGTGCTGCTCGGCGCCACCGGTACGGGGAAGACGGCGTCGGTGGCCTGGTTGGTCGAACAGCTGCAGCGGCCCGCCCTGATCATGCAGCCCAACAAGACGCTCGCCGCCCAGTTCGCCAACGAGCTGCGCGAGATGCTGCCGAACAACGCGGTCGAGTACTTCGTCTCGTACTACGACTACTACCAGCCAGAGGCGTACATCCCGCAGTCCGACACGTACATCGAGAAGGACTCGTCGATCAACGAGGAGGTGGAGAAGCTCCGCCACCGGGCCACCGCCTCGCTGCTGACCAGGCGCGACGTGGTGGTGGTGTCCACCGTCTCCTGCATCTACGGCCTGGGTACGCCGCAGGAGTACGTCGACCGGATGATCTGGCTGAAGACCGGGCAGGAGTTCGACCGCGACGCGCTGCTGCGCCGGCTGGTGCAGGTGCAGTACACCCGCAACGACCTGGCGTTCACCCGCGGCACGTTCCGGGTGCGCGGCGACACCATCGAGGTGTTCCCCGTCTACGAGGAGCACATCGTCAGGATCGAGATGTTCGGCGACGAGATCGAGCGGCTGCAGACCCTCCACCCGGTCACCGGTGAGGTGATCCTCGAGGAGGACGAGATGTACGTCTTCCCGGCCACCCACTACGTCGCCGGCCCGGAGCGGATGGAGCGGGCGGCCGGCGCGATCGAGGAGGAGCTGGCGGAGCGGCTGGCCGAGCTCGAGGGGCAGGGGAAGCTGCTCGAGGCGCAGCGGCTGCGCATGCGCACCACGTACGACCTGGAGATGATGCGCCAGGTGGGCAGCTGCTCGGGCATCGAGAACTACTCCAGGCACATCGACGGCCGCGAGCCCGGCAGCGCCCCGAACTGCCTGCTCGACTTCTTCCCCGAGGACTTCCTGCTCGTCGTCGACGAGTCGCACTACACCGTCCCGCAGATCGGCGGCATGTACGAGGGCGACATGTCGCGCAAGCGCACGCTGGTCGACCACGGGTTCCGGCTGCCCAGCGCCGTGGACAACCGGCCGCTGCGGTGGGAGGAGTTCCTGGAGCGGATCGGGCAGACGCTGTACCTGTCCGCGACCCCAGGGCCGTACGAGCTGGATCGCACCGGCGGCGACGTCGTCGAACAGGTGATCCGGCCGACCGGCCTGGTCGACCCGCAGGTCGAGGTACGGCCGACGAAGGGCCAGATCGACGACCTGATCGAGGAGATCAGGGCGCGGGCGGAGCGCGACGAGCGGATCCTCGTCACCACGCTGACCAAGAAGATGGCCGAGGACCTCACCGACTACCTGCTCGAGATGGGCATCAGGGTGCGGTACCTGCACAGCGAGGTCGACACGCTGCGCCGGGTGCAGCTGCTGCGCGAGCTGCGGGTCGGCGAGTTCGACGTGCTCGTCGGCATCAACCTGCTGCGTGAGGGCCTGGACCTCCCCGAGGTGTCGCTGGTCGCGATCTTGGACGCCGACAAGGAGGGCTTCCTGCGCAGCGGGACGTCCCTGATCCAGACCATCGGCCGGGCGGCGAGGAACGTCTCCGGCCGGGTGGTGATGTACGCCGACCAGGTGACCGACTCGATGACGCACGCCCTCGACGAGACCGACCGGCGGCGGGACAAGCAGCTCGCGTACAACGCGGAGAACGGCATCGACCCGCAGCCGCTGCGGAAGAAGATCGCGGACATCCTCGACACCATCGCGACCGAGGACGCCGACACCGAGCAGCTGGTCGGCGGCGCCGGCCGGCAGCGCAGCCGCGGGAAGGCACCGGTGCCCGAGCTCGCGTCCCGGGCCAGCACCGGTGACCGCTCCGCCGGGCTCGCCGAGCTGCCGGCGACCGACCTGGAGGACCTTATCGGTCAGCTCACCGAGCAGATGCACTCGGCGGCCGCCGAGCTGCAGTTCGAGCTCGCCGCGAGGCTGCGCGACGAGGTGGGTGAGCTGAAGCGGGAACTGCGCGGCATGCGGGAGGCAGGAGTGCGCTGA
- a CDS encoding twin-arginine translocation signal domain-containing protein has translation MSDVSRRRFLAGSAAVAGAAAAGLWVPGAAAAAPVARSTFFATADVEYAVSVDSNSDGDLCRPAGPTTTPCIRPTVTGAASATSSGRTSWSTGSPVTRSLVSTANGSPRPTRSAPSGATQTSTTGSPPASSAPMVASTSRSRTSAPLRAMSRSTTPRTRASPGPTTTGAPGTRRGNRCSPTTSSPRSSSSTSAATPATPRRPWARTRRATSTRTAWTATGATRSATRCRTPSTSTSPARRRVRWRTGTAGSSSPASAVAHRCGAGTSGPSGRCCTTHGGSTRRCGTPTSTCTTSR, from the coding sequence ATGAGCGACGTCAGTCGTCGAAGGTTCCTGGCCGGCAGTGCCGCAGTCGCGGGCGCCGCCGCAGCCGGCCTCTGGGTCCCCGGAGCCGCCGCGGCGGCTCCCGTGGCGAGGAGCACCTTCTTCGCCACCGCCGACGTGGAGTACGCGGTGTCGGTGGACAGCAACAGCGACGGCGACCTGTGCCGACCTGCTGGGCCGACGACGACGCCCTGTATTCGGCCAACGGTGACGGGCGCGGCTTCAGCGACGAGCAGTGGCAGGACATCGTGGTCAACCGGATCACCGGTGACCCGGAGTCTGGTATCGACGGCGAACGGCTCGCCGCGGCCGACGAGGTCGGCACCGTCTGGGGCGACCCAGACAAGTACAACAGGAAGCCCACCGGCATCGTCTGCGCCGATGGTCGCCTCTACCTCGCGATCCAGGACCTCCGCACCCCTCCGGGCGATGTCGCGTTCAACGACGCCCCGAACGCGAGCGTCTCCTGGTCCGACGACCACGGGCGCACCTGGCACAAGACGCGGGAACCGATGTTCACCGACCACGTCTTCACCACGATCTTCTTCCTCGACTTCGGCCGCGACTCCCGCGACGCCGAGGCGGCCCTGGGCGCGGACGCGGCGCGCTACGTCTACGCGTACGGCCTGGACGGCAACTGGCGCGACTCGTTCAGCGACACGGTGCCGGACCCCGTCGACGTCTACCTCGCCCGCGCGCCGAAGGGTGCGGTGGAGAACAGGAACCGCTGGGAGTTCTTCGCCGGCCTCAGCGGTGGCGCACCGGTGTGGCGCAGGGACATCGGGGCCAAGCGGCCGGTGCTGCACGACGCACGGCGGCAGTACAAGACGCTGCGGAACGCCGACCAGTACCTGCACAACCTCTCGGTGA
- a CDS encoding DUF2961 domain-containing protein, whose translation MEGDERVYTDGAEQPQWHGTGTEDFYQGGWYFNRGPFNAPTNGNPSNEPGTFGCTYDCTGAYRLTLSDAPSFAESLRFTIEHGPTSNIPADYSSTAYWYGG comes from the coding sequence CTGGAAGGAGACGAGCGCGTCTACACCGACGGAGCCGAGCAGCCGCAGTGGCACGGCACGGGTACCGAGGACTTCTACCAAGGTGGCTGGTACTTCAACCGTGGCCCGTTCAACGCACCGACCAACGGCAACCCGTCGAACGAGCCCGGCACCTTCGGCTGCACGTACGACTGCACAGGTGCCTACCGGCTGACGCTCTCGGACGCGCCGTCGTTCGCGGAGAGCCTGCGGTTCACCATCGAACACGGCCCGACGAGCAACATCCCGGCGGACTACTCGTCGACGGCGTACTGGTACGGCGGATAG